One region of Candidatus Rokuibacteriota bacterium genomic DNA includes:
- a CDS encoding c-type cytochrome, translating into MKRSFLGVIVFTLAVILALVGVAELVTRVSGEGGRRPAAALTGADLTPEAGEAIFWGKGKCSTCHAVGSRGASIRGPNQGESGPLGLPIGARALERARERSRVTGRPYTATDYLVESVVEPGAYVVEGFKNEMPDPTRPPISLKPEELRAVILYLGTLGGEPDAAAIKLPEGVLAAAGGAPAREEWKAYLPGDPAKGEKLFFDADSNAACAKCHAVKGRGGKVGPELTQVAGTREPTFIIESILDPSKEIASGFEPVLIVTKENRYITGIVRKEDPAQVEVMDSKAEIHKVAKAEIQQRAPQKTSLMPGNFKEILTVEEFHDLLAYVLTLR; encoded by the coding sequence ATGAAGCGGTCATTCCTCGGCGTGATCGTCTTCACGCTCGCCGTGATCCTCGCGCTCGTGGGAGTGGCCGAGCTGGTCACGCGGGTGTCCGGCGAGGGCGGGCGGCGGCCGGCCGCCGCGCTGACGGGCGCCGACCTCACCCCCGAGGCGGGCGAGGCGATCTTCTGGGGCAAGGGCAAGTGCTCCACCTGCCACGCGGTGGGCAGCCGCGGCGCGAGCATCCGCGGGCCGAACCAGGGCGAGTCGGGTCCCCTGGGGCTCCCGATCGGGGCGCGGGCCCTGGAGCGTGCCAGGGAGCGGTCCAGGGTCACGGGCCGGCCCTATACGGCCACGGACTACCTCGTCGAGAGCGTGGTGGAGCCCGGGGCGTATGTCGTCGAGGGCTTCAAGAACGAGATGCCGGACCCGACGCGGCCGCCGATCTCGCTCAAGCCCGAGGAGCTCCGGGCGGTGATCCTCTATCTCGGGACCCTCGGCGGCGAGCCGGACGCCGCCGCGATCAAGCTGCCCGAGGGGGTCCTCGCCGCCGCCGGGGGGGCGCCGGCGAGGGAGGAGTGGAAGGCCTACCTGCCCGGCGATCCGGCCAAGGGGGAGAAGCTCTTCTTCGACGCGGACTCCAACGCCGCGTGCGCCAAGTGCCACGCCGTGAAGGGCCGGGGCGGCAAGGTGGGGCCCGAGCTGACCCAGGTGGCGGGGACGCGGGAGCCGACGTTCATCATCGAGTCCATCCTCGATCCCTCCAAGGAGATCGCCTCGGGCTTCGAGCCGGTGCTCATCGTGACCAAGGAGAACCGCTACATCACCGGGATCGTCAGGAAGGAGGACCCGGCGCAGGTCGAGGTGATGGACAGCAAGGCGGAGATCCACAAGGTCGCCAAGGCCGAGATCCAGCAGCGCGCGCCGCAGAAGACGTCGCTCATGCCGGGCAACTTCAAGGAGATCCTGACCGTGGAGGAGTTCCATGACCTTCTCGCCTACGTGCTGACGCTCCGATGA